A genomic region of Arachis stenosperma cultivar V10309 chromosome 9, arast.V10309.gnm1.PFL2, whole genome shotgun sequence contains the following coding sequences:
- the LOC130950527 gene encoding uncharacterized protein LOC130950527: MDLLHQYSGDDEPDSSPPPENPNSPDSSPPPENPNSPDSSPPRLLPGRSAAPSVDDTMLALTVQPHRKTLSNPIDPTQHNVAFNPTFDQLWAPIQGPSHPYAKDGIAQGLRNHKLGFVEDAAIDPFLFDEQYNTFHKFGYAADPSASHYVGDFDALAKNNAISVYNIPHREQKRRKMEKKEGGEEEEEELDGGGDEEGEAENPASDVWLAKNKKSPWFGKKEGLQGELTEEQKKYAEEYAKKKGEEKAGFGGEKAEAVKDKSTFHGKEERDYQGRSWIAAPKDAKASNDHCYIPKRLVHTWSGHTKGVSAIRFFPKYGHLILSASMDTKVKIWDVFNSGKCMRTYMGHSKAVRDICFSNDGTKFLSAGYDKNIKYWDTETGQVISTFSTGKIPYVVRLNPDEDKQNVLLAGMSDKKIVQWDMNTGQITQEYDQHLGAVNTITFVDNNRRFVTSSDDKSLRVWEFGIPVVIKYISEPHMHSMPSISLHPNSNWLAAQSLDNQILIYSTREKFQLNKKKRFAGHIVAGYACQVNFSPDGRFVMSGDGEGKCWFWDWKSCKVFRTLKCHEGVCIGCEWHPLEQSKVATCGWDGLIKYWD; the protein is encoded by the exons ATGGATCTGTTGCACCAATACTCCGGCGACGACGAACCAGACTCCTCGCCGCCGCCCGAAAACCCTAACTCCCCCGATTCCTCCCCGCCGCCCGAAAACCCTAACTCCCCCGATTCCTCCCCGCCGCGCCTCCTCCCTGGCCGCTCCGCCGCTCCCTCCGTCGACGACACCATGCTCGCCCTGACCGTGCAGCCACACCGCAAGACCCTCTCCAACCCCATTGATCCCACGCAGCACAACGTCGCCTTCAACCCTACCTTCGACCAGCTCTGGGCACCAATCCAGGGCCCTTCCCACCCTTACGCCAAGGACGGCATCGCCCAGGGCCTCCGCAATCACAAGCTTGGCTTCGTCGAGGACGCCGCCATCGACCCCTTTCTCTTCGACGAGCAGTATAATACCTTCCACAAGTTTGGCTATGCTGCTGACCCCTCCGCATCCCATTACGTCGGCGATTTCGATGCCCTAGCGAAGAACAACGCTATTTCGGTGTATAACATCCCCCACCGCGAGCAGAAGCGGCGAAAAATGGAGAAGAAGGAGggaggagaggaggaagaagaagaacttgATGGTGGTGGTGACGAAGAAGGAGAGGCTGAGAACCCTGCTTCGGATGTGTGGCTTGCGAAGAACAAGAAGAGTCCTTGGTTTGGGAAGAAGGAAGGGTTGCAGGGTGAGTTGACTGAGGAGCAGAAGAAGTATGCTGAGGAGTATGCCAAGAAGAAAGGGGAAGAGAAGGCCGGTTTTGGTGGCGAAAAGGCTGAGGCTGTTAAGGATAAGAGCACTTTCCATGGGAAGGAAGAGAGGGATTATCAGGGTAGGTCTTGGATTGCGGCTCCTAAAGATGCTAAGGCTAGCAATGATCATTGTTATATACCTAAGAGATTGGTGCATACTTGGAGTGGACATACAAAGGGTGTCTCGGCAATTCGGTTTTTCCCCAAGTATGGTCATTTGATATTATCTGCAAGTATGGATACCAAGGTTAAGATTTGGGATGTGTTCAATTCGGGGAAGTGTATGAGGACTTACATGGGGCATTCGAAGGCGGTGAGGGATATTTGTTTCAGCAATGATGGGACTAAATTCTTGAGTGCTGGTTATGATAAGAATATCAAGTATTGGGATACTGAGACTGGGCAGGTGATATCAACGTTTTCGACTGGGAAGATCCCTTATGTGGTGAGGCTTAACCCTGACGAGGATAAGCAGAATGTGCTATTGGCCGGTATGAGCGATAAGAAGATTGTTCAATGGGATATGAATACAGGGCAGATAACTCAGGAGTATGATCAGCATCTTGGTGCTGTGAATACCATTACTTTTGTTGATAACAATAGGAGATTTGTTACTTCCAGTGATGATAAGTCTCTCAGGGTGTGGGAATTCGGTATCCCTGTTGTTATTAAGTACATTAGCGAGCCACACATGCACTCAATGCCATCCATTTCGCTTCACCCCAACTCTAATTGGCTCGCTGCGCAGAGCTTGGATAACCAGATACTTATTTATAGCACCAGGGAGAAGTTTCagctcaacaagaagaagaggTTTGCCGGTCATATTGTGGCTGGATACGCATGCCAAGTCAATTTCTCGCCAGATGGGCGCTTTGTGATGtcaggagatggcgagggtaaGTGTTGGTTCTGGGATTGGAAGAGTTGCAAAGTCTTCAGAACTCTCAAGTGTCATGAAGGTGTGTGCATTGGTTGTGAGTGGCATCCCTTGGAGCAGAGTAAGGTAGCAACATGTGGCTGGGATGGGTTGATAAAATACTG GGACTAG